In one Vicia villosa cultivar HV-30 ecotype Madison, WI unplaced genomic scaffold, Vvil1.0 ctg.001409F_1_1, whole genome shotgun sequence genomic region, the following are encoded:
- the LOC131635023 gene encoding MDIS1-interacting receptor like kinase 2-like: protein MDFSKNKVQGDLSSKWGSCEKLQLLRMAGNSVNGNIPGEIFHLKQLQKLDLSSNQLSGTIPSQIGYSLNLYSLNLGGNKLSGKIPIEIGKLSNLQYLDLSMNMLLGEIPIQIRDCSNLLSLNLSNNHLNGTIPFQIGSLATLQILLDLSYNSFSGEIPATIGHLLNLISLNISNNNLSDSIPDEINGMLSLSNLNLSYNHLEGKIPKGGIFKSNSSTSLDLSNNQGLCGDFKGLKPCSVSLSQPNGDGSDKESVVIPIVASLGGALFLLLIFVGIFFLCYKKNSRPSRLKVSSVKIPNPFSVLYFNGRVIYEDIIEATNNFDDKYFIGGGAFGNVYKAQLKGGQMLAVKKLKYDDESLVIDSIKTFENEVKSITETRHRNIVKFYGFCFAGIHTFLVYEYMDKGSLADMLIDDMKSIELDWVKRVEIVTGVASALSYMHHDCSPLLIHRDISSKNILLSSNLEAHVSDFGTARFLKPNSPIWTSFAGTYGYAAPELAYTMAVTEKCDVFSFGVLAFEILTGKHPGDLVSDIQASNVQKIDLKEILDPRLPSPPNNVLNELEMVENLAVSCLHTNPQSRPTMRSISQLLIKM, encoded by the exons ATGGATTTCAGCAAAAACAAAGTTCAAGGTGATTTATCTTCCAAATGGGGATCCTGCGAAAAATTGCAATTACTACGTATGGCTGGTAATTCAGTAAATGGTAACATTCCAGGAGAAATTTTTCATTTGAAACAattacaaaagcttgatctatcATCCAACCAATTATCAGGAACTATTCCTTCACAAATTGGATATTCTTTAAATTTGTATAGCTTAAATTTAGGTGGAAATAAGCTTTCTGGTAAAATACCAATTGAAATTGGAAAGCTTTCTAATTTGCAATATTTAGACCTTTCAATGAACATGTTGTTGGGAGAAATTCCGATTCAGATTCGAGATTGTTCAAACTTGTTGAGTTTAAATTTGAGTAATAATCACTTGAATGGAACAATTCCATTCCAAATTGGAAGTCTTGCAACTTTACAAATCCTTTTGGATCTAAGTTACAATTCATTTTCAGGGGAAATTCCTGCTACTATTGGTCACCTTTTAAATTTGATAAGTTTGAATATCTCAAACAATAATTTATCTGATTCAATTCCTGATGAAATTAATGGAATGTTGAGTTTGTCGAATCTTAACCTCTCTTACAATCACTTAGAGGGTAAAATTCCGAAAGGTGGCATATTCAAATCCAACTCTTCTACTTCACTTGATTTGAGCAACAACCAAGGTCTATGTGGTGATTTCAAAGGTTTGAAACCTTGTAGTGTATCACTTAGTCAACCAAACGGTGATGGAAGTGACAAGGAAAGTGTTGTGATTCCTATTGTTGCTTCTTTAGGAGGTGcactttttcttttattgataTTTGTTGGCATATTTTTCTTATGCTACAAGAAAAATTCAAGACCTTCAAGGCTAAAAGTTTCTTCAGTGAAGATACCAAATCCATTTTCGGTTTTGTACTTCAATGGAAGAGTCATATACGAAGACATAATTGAAGCAACCAACAATTTTGACGACAAATATTTCATTGGCGGAGGAGCATTTGGAAATGTTTACAAAGCACAGCTGAAAGGAGGACAAATGTTGGCGGTGAAAAAGCTGAAATACGATGACGAGAGTTTAGTTATCGATAGCATAAAAACATTTGAAAATGAGGTTAAATCTATAACAGAAACAAGGCACAGGAACATCGTGAAGTTTTATGGATTTTGTTTTGCAGGGATCCACACATTTTTGGTTTATGAGTATATGGATAAAGGGAGTTTGGCTGATATGTTGATTGATGATATGAAATCAATAGAACTTGATTGGGTTAAAAGGGTTGAGATTGTTACAGGTGTTGCAAGTGCTCTTTCTTATATGCATCATGATTGTTCACCACTTTTGATTCATAGAGACATTTCAAGCAAgaatattttgttatcttcaaatCTTGAAGCTCATGTTTCAGATTTTGGTACTGCAAGGTTTCTTAAGCCAAACTCGCCTATTTGGACTTCATTTGCCGGCACATATGGTTATGCTGCTCCAG AGCTTGCTTACACAATGGCGGTGACAGAGAAATGTGATGTATTCAGCTTTGGTGTTTTAGCATTTGAGATTCTAACTGGAAAACACCCTGGTGATCTTGTTTCTGACATACAAGCATCCAATGTTCAGAAgatagatttaaaagagattttagaTCCTCGTCTCCCATCTCCTCCAAATAATGTTTTGAATGAATTGGAAATGGTGGAAAATTTAGCTGTTTCTTGTTTACACACAAATCCTCAGTCTAGACCTACCATGAGAAGCATTTCCCAATTGCTTATAAAAATGTAG